In Streptomyces sp. NBC_00483, a single window of DNA contains:
- a CDS encoding ACP S-malonyltransferase yields MLVLVAPGQGAQTPGFLTPWLELPGAADRVAAWSDAIGLDLAHYGTQADADAIRDTAVAQPLLVAAGLLSASALGDVAPGAVAGHSVGEITAATFAGVLDEAAALKLVRTRGLAMAEAAAITETGMSALLGGDPEVTVPHLEKLGLTPANVNGAGQIVAAGTLEELAALEADKPEGVRRVVPLKVAGAFHTRHMAPAVTKLEEAAKELAPADPTVTYVSNKDGKAVATGAEVVSRLVGQVANPVRWDLCMETFQELGVTALIEVCPGGTLTGIAKRALPGVKTLALKTPDDLDAARALIAEVAAAATA; encoded by the coding sequence GTGCTCGTACTCGTCGCTCCCGGCCAAGGCGCCCAGACGCCCGGCTTCCTGACTCCCTGGCTCGAACTCCCCGGTGCCGCCGACCGCGTTGCCGCGTGGTCCGACGCCATCGGCCTCGACCTTGCCCACTACGGCACGCAGGCCGACGCGGACGCGATCCGTGACACGGCCGTCGCCCAGCCGCTCCTTGTCGCGGCCGGGCTGCTCTCGGCCTCCGCGCTCGGCGATGTGGCGCCGGGCGCCGTGGCGGGGCACAGCGTCGGTGAGATCACCGCCGCGACGTTCGCTGGGGTGCTCGACGAGGCCGCCGCGCTGAAGCTCGTGCGCACGCGTGGTCTGGCCATGGCGGAGGCCGCGGCGATCACGGAGACCGGGATGTCGGCGCTGCTCGGCGGCGACCCCGAGGTCACCGTCCCGCACCTGGAGAAGCTGGGCCTGACTCCGGCGAATGTGAACGGCGCGGGCCAGATCGTGGCCGCCGGCACGCTGGAGGAGCTGGCCGCCCTCGAGGCCGACAAGCCCGAGGGGGTGCGCCGCGTGGTGCCGCTGAAGGTGGCGGGCGCGTTCCACACCCGGCACATGGCACCGGCCGTGACGAAGCTGGAGGAGGCCGCCAAGGAGCTGGCCCCGGCCGACCCCACGGTCACGTATGTCTCGAACAAGGACGGCAAGGCCGTCGCGACCGGCGCCGAGGTGGTCTCCCGCCTGGTCGGCCAGGTCGCGAACCCGGTCCGCTGGGACCTGTGCATGGAGACGTTCCAGGAGCTCGGTGTGACCGCGCTCATCGAGGTGTGCCCGGGCGGCACCCTCACCGGGATCGCCAAGCGCGCGCTCCCCGGCGTCAAGACTCTCGCCCTGAAGACCCCCGACGACCTCGACGCAGCCCGCGCCCTGATCGCCGAAGTAGCCGCAGCAGCCACGGCCTGA
- a CDS encoding aldo/keto reductase has product MSSTERSPQASEQRRISTVELGKNGPVVGIQGLGCMGMSWAYGPTDADEARATLERALELGVTLYDTADAYGAGENEKFLSPFVKAHRDELVLATKFAIGSDPSDPYKRVINNDPAYIRTCIDSSLQRLDVDSVDLYYMHRRDPKVPIEETVGAMAELVAAGKVKYLGLSEVTAAELRAAQAVHPIAAVQSEWSLFSRDIERSVVPAAAELGVALVPYSPLGRGFLTGAFVSADKELADDDFRRHQPRFTGDNAAANAALLEPVRQVADAHGASLGQVALAWVQQQAGAFGLGVVPIPGTRKRTRVEENTAATQVVLTDEELALLEPIAAKVSGDRYADMAFTSAGRE; this is encoded by the coding sequence ATGAGCAGCACGGAGCGGTCGCCGCAGGCGAGCGAGCAGCGGCGCATTTCCACTGTTGAGTTGGGAAAGAACGGGCCCGTGGTGGGCATTCAGGGCCTCGGCTGCATGGGAATGAGCTGGGCCTATGGACCGACGGACGCCGATGAGGCCAGGGCCACCCTGGAGCGGGCGCTGGAACTCGGCGTCACCTTGTACGACACCGCCGACGCCTACGGTGCCGGTGAGAACGAGAAGTTCCTTTCTCCTTTCGTCAAGGCGCATCGCGACGAGCTCGTCCTTGCGACCAAGTTCGCCATCGGATCCGATCCGAGCGACCCGTACAAGCGCGTCATCAACAACGACCCCGCCTACATCAGGACCTGCATCGACTCCAGCCTCCAACGCCTGGACGTCGACTCGGTCGACCTGTACTACATGCACCGCCGCGACCCGAAGGTGCCGATCGAGGAGACGGTCGGCGCGATGGCCGAACTCGTCGCCGCCGGCAAGGTCAAGTACCTCGGCCTGAGTGAGGTGACCGCCGCCGAACTGCGCGCCGCCCAGGCCGTCCATCCGATCGCGGCCGTCCAGTCCGAGTGGTCGCTGTTCAGCCGCGACATCGAACGCTCGGTCGTGCCCGCCGCCGCCGAACTCGGCGTCGCCCTCGTGCCGTACTCCCCACTCGGGCGTGGCTTCCTCACCGGCGCCTTCGTCTCCGCCGACAAGGAACTCGCCGACGACGACTTCCGCCGCCACCAGCCCCGGTTCACCGGGGACAACGCCGCAGCCAACGCGGCCCTGTTGGAGCCGGTCCGTCAGGTCGCCGACGCCCACGGCGCCTCACTCGGCCAGGTCGCCCTGGCCTGGGTGCAGCAACAGGCGGGAGCCTTCGGCCTCGGCGTCGTCCCGATCCCCGGCACCCGCAAGCGCACGCGCGTCGAGGAGAACACCGCGGCGACCCAGGTCGTGCTCACCGATGAGGAACTGGCGCTCCTCGAGCCCATCGCCGCGAAGGTCTCGGGCGACCGCTACGCGGACATGGCCTTCACGTCGGCGGGCCGCGAGTAG
- a CDS encoding GNAT family N-acetyltransferase: MTAVRRATPADAEELVRLRKIMLDSMRPSDDLEWQPYTARVLRSHLADEGGPLAVFVVEAPDVPGTLAACATGTINLSLGGPGNPEGTAGHVFNVCTDPAHRRRGYSRACMEALLAWFKERDVRRVDLHASAEGEPLYSSLGFARTPAPAMRLTL; the protein is encoded by the coding sequence ATGACTGCCGTACGCCGTGCCACGCCCGCCGACGCCGAAGAACTGGTCCGCCTGCGCAAGATCATGCTGGACTCGATGAGACCGAGCGACGACCTGGAGTGGCAGCCGTACACGGCGCGGGTCCTGCGGTCCCATCTGGCCGACGAGGGCGGCCCGTTGGCGGTATTCGTGGTCGAGGCACCGGACGTTCCGGGCACGCTCGCGGCCTGTGCGACCGGCACCATCAACCTCAGCCTGGGCGGTCCCGGAAACCCCGAGGGCACTGCGGGACACGTCTTCAATGTCTGCACCGATCCCGCGCACCGACGCCGCGGCTACTCGCGGGCCTGCATGGAGGCGCTGCTGGCCTGGTTCAAGGAGCGCGACGTGCGCCGCGTCGATCTGCACGCCTCCGCCGAGGGCGAGCCCCTGTACTCCTCCCTCGGCTTCGCCCGCACTCCCGCGCCCGCCATGAGGCTGACTCTCTGA
- a CDS encoding alpha/beta hydrolase, which yields MGLSSWKQRGRRAVAAAALTAIAVSGTAGWASGQEQRPLTGPPPGTASWRADDSLGRGLPDPATARPAQVAAFFRGLSAAEQRALVARHPSVVGNLDGAPVALRYEANALSLRAEQARSRADAKDRTLTEQQRTSARALADRCSQLLAQGRRILAFDPRGRGQVAEVYGDLETARHVSVIVPGSDIDLGTFDRTRDVYGTPAGMARSLHRATAGRTAVVAWAGYTTPVGLGPDAATGRLAEAGAPRLARFAQGLTAAGAPKPTVFCHSYGSVVCGLAASRLPAADLVALGSPGMHADTVAELHTRARVWAARDNSDWIGKVPNVELFGLGHGTDPTDPSFGARRVPAEQAQGHTGYFAPGTDSLRAFADIATGAAS from the coding sequence ATGGGCCTGAGCTCATGGAAACAACGCGGCCGTCGCGCCGTGGCGGCCGCCGCGCTCACGGCAATCGCCGTGTCCGGCACGGCGGGTTGGGCATCGGGCCAGGAGCAGCGCCCGCTCACCGGCCCTCCCCCGGGCACCGCTTCGTGGCGCGCGGACGATTCACTGGGCCGCGGTCTGCCTGACCCCGCGACAGCAAGGCCTGCTCAAGTCGCCGCCTTCTTCCGCGGGTTGAGCGCAGCGGAGCAGCGCGCTCTGGTCGCGCGGCACCCGTCGGTCGTCGGCAATCTGGACGGTGCCCCGGTCGCTCTGCGGTACGAGGCGAACGCGCTGTCGCTGCGGGCCGAGCAGGCCAGGTCCCGCGCCGACGCCAAGGACCGCACACTTACCGAGCAACAGCGCACCTCGGCGCGTGCGCTCGCCGACCGCTGCTCCCAACTGCTCGCTCAAGGCCGCCGGATACTCGCCTTCGATCCCCGCGGGCGTGGCCAGGTCGCCGAGGTCTACGGGGACCTGGAGACGGCTCGGCATGTCTCCGTGATCGTGCCGGGTTCCGATATCGACCTGGGCACGTTCGACCGGACCAGGGACGTCTACGGGACACCGGCCGGGATGGCGCGCTCGCTGCACCGGGCGACGGCCGGGCGGACGGCCGTGGTGGCGTGGGCCGGATACACCACTCCGGTGGGTCTGGGCCCGGATGCGGCCACGGGCCGGCTCGCCGAAGCGGGAGCCCCCAGGCTGGCCCGCTTCGCGCAGGGCCTCACCGCGGCCGGCGCCCCGAAGCCGACCGTCTTCTGCCACAGCTACGGGTCGGTGGTGTGCGGGCTCGCCGCGTCCCGGCTTCCCGCTGCGGACCTTGTGGCCCTCGGTTCACCCGGAATGCATGCCGACACGGTGGCCGAACTGCACACCCGCGCCAGGGTGTGGGCGGCCCGGGACAACAGTGACTGGATCGGCAAGGTGCCGAACGTCGAGCTGTTCGGTCTGGGACACGGCACCGACCCGACCGACCCCTCCTTCGGAGCCCGCCGGGTGCCTGCCGAGCAGGCCCAGGGCCACACGGGCTACTTCGCGCCGGGCACGGACTCGCTGCGCGCCTTCGCCGACATCGCCACGGGAGCTGCGTCATGA
- a CDS encoding response regulator, which yields MTIRVIIVDDQTMVRAGFAALLNAQSDIDVVGEAPDGKEGVQVSRSTHPDVVLMDVRMPEMDGLAATKELMDPPPGVVHRPKVLMLTTFDVDDYVYAALRAGASGFLLKDAPPADLISAVRVIAAGEALLAPTVTKRLIADFAKTRPANRKSHDPLLKTLTPRESEVLELIARGLSNQEIAQKLVLAEQTVKTHIGRVLAKLGLRDRAQAVIFAYESGLVEPGGR from the coding sequence ATGACCATTCGCGTGATCATCGTCGACGACCAGACCATGGTGCGGGCGGGTTTCGCCGCGCTGTTGAACGCACAGAGCGACATCGACGTCGTGGGAGAGGCCCCGGACGGCAAGGAAGGCGTCCAGGTGAGCCGCTCCACGCATCCCGATGTCGTCCTCATGGATGTCCGGATGCCCGAGATGGACGGGCTGGCCGCAACGAAGGAACTGATGGACCCGCCGCCCGGCGTGGTGCACCGGCCGAAGGTCCTGATGCTCACCACGTTCGACGTCGACGACTATGTGTACGCCGCACTGCGGGCGGGCGCGTCCGGGTTTCTGCTCAAGGACGCGCCACCGGCCGATCTGATCTCCGCGGTGCGCGTGATCGCGGCCGGTGAGGCACTGCTCGCTCCCACGGTCACCAAGCGCCTCATCGCGGACTTCGCCAAGACCCGCCCCGCAAACCGCAAGAGCCACGATCCGCTCCTGAAGACCCTGACCCCGCGTGAGTCCGAGGTTCTCGAGCTGATCGCGCGCGGACTGTCCAACCAGGAGATCGCGCAGAAGCTGGTGCTGGCCGAGCAGACGGTGAAGACCCATATCGGCCGTGTGCTGGCGAAGTTGGGCCTGCGCGACCGGGCGCAGGCCGTGATCTTCGCGTATGAATCGGGTCTTGTAGAGCCCGGCGGACGGTGA
- a CDS encoding serine hydrolase domain-containing protein, whose protein sequence is MQSLALIENWPVPTAAAAVVRADGTVLGTRGPTAHRFPLASVTKPLAAYAALVAYEEGAIELEEPAGPEGSTVRHLLAHTSGLAFDEHKTTSEPGTRRLYSNAGFEVLGDHIAKATDIPFGEYLRQAVLEPLGMTGTALDGSPAKDGVSTVDDLVRFAAEVQAPRLLDPRTVAEAMTVQYPGTKGVLPGYGHQNPNDWGLGFEIRDHKSPHWTGSSSSPRTFGHFGQSGTFLWVDPDAGVAAVALTDRAFGPWAAEVWPPFTDAVLAEV, encoded by the coding sequence ATGCAGAGCCTCGCGTTGATCGAGAACTGGCCGGTACCGACCGCCGCAGCAGCCGTCGTCCGTGCGGACGGCACAGTGCTGGGGACCCGGGGACCCACGGCCCACCGTTTCCCGCTGGCCTCGGTCACCAAGCCGCTCGCGGCCTACGCGGCGCTGGTCGCGTACGAGGAGGGGGCGATCGAGCTGGAGGAGCCGGCGGGCCCCGAGGGCTCTACGGTCCGGCACCTGCTCGCGCACACCAGTGGCCTCGCCTTCGACGAGCACAAGACGACGTCGGAGCCGGGCACCCGGCGGCTGTACTCGAACGCGGGCTTCGAGGTCCTCGGGGACCACATCGCGAAGGCGACGGACATCCCGTTCGGCGAGTACCTGCGCCAAGCCGTGCTCGAACCGCTGGGGATGACGGGGACGGCGCTCGACGGATCGCCCGCCAAGGACGGTGTGTCGACGGTGGACGACCTGGTGCGGTTCGCCGCCGAGGTGCAGGCGCCGCGACTGCTCGACCCGCGGACCGTGGCCGAGGCGATGACCGTGCAGTACCCGGGCACGAAGGGTGTGCTTCCGGGGTACGGGCACCAGAACCCGAACGACTGGGGGCTCGGATTCGAGATCCGGGACCACAAGTCGCCGCACTGGACGGGCAGTTCGTCGTCGCCGCGGACGTTCGGGCACTTCGGGCAGTCGGGCACGTTCCTGTGGGTGGACCCGGATGCCGGGGTGGCCGCTGTGGCGCTGACGGACCGGGCGTTCGGGCCGTGGGCGGCCGAGGTGTGGCCGCCGTTCACCGACGCGGTGCTCGCGGAGGTCTGA
- a CDS encoding pirin family protein codes for MIDVRRSGDRYVGGEPEEGIESLHAFSFGPHYDPDNLRFGAILACNEERLAPGAGFDEHPHSHTEIVTWVVTGELTHRDSSGHESVVRPGDVQRLSSGGGVRHVERNDGVEPLTFVQMWLAPLAPGGDPAYEVVHGIADSTPYDVPAAGAMLHVRRLAAGERGEVPAAPHVYVHVVQGEVRLGDTELADGDAARITAETDLEVLATTETQLLIWEMGD; via the coding sequence GTGATTGATGTACGCCGCTCCGGCGACCGCTATGTCGGCGGCGAACCCGAGGAGGGGATCGAATCCCTCCACGCGTTCTCCTTCGGCCCGCACTACGACCCGGACAACCTGCGCTTCGGTGCGATCCTCGCCTGCAACGAGGAACGCCTCGCGCCGGGCGCCGGCTTCGACGAACACCCCCACAGCCACACGGAGATCGTCACCTGGGTCGTCACCGGTGAGCTCACCCACCGCGACTCATCCGGTCACGAGTCCGTGGTCCGTCCCGGCGATGTGCAGCGCCTCAGCTCCGGCGGGGGCGTCCGCCACGTCGAACGCAACGACGGCGTCGAGCCCCTCACCTTCGTCCAGATGTGGCTCGCCCCCCTCGCCCCGGGCGGTGACCCGGCGTACGAGGTGGTGCACGGCATCGCGGACTCCACCCCCTACGACGTCCCCGCGGCGGGCGCCATGCTGCACGTCCGGCGCCTGGCGGCGGGCGAGCGCGGAGAGGTGCCGGCCGCCCCCCATGTCTACGTCCACGTGGTGCAGGGCGAAGTGCGGCTCGGGGACACGGAGTTGGCCGACGGGGACGCCGCCCGCATCACCGCGGAGACCGACCTCGAGGTGCTGGCGACGACGGAGACCCAGCTGCTGATCTGGGAGATGGGCGACTGA
- a CDS encoding acyltransferase family protein: protein MTATSLRTSVSSAIASVEAKTPAHRDRAVDGLRALALLAVPAGHWLLAGFTLDPRGALHNASPLSSFGFFAPLSWVLQMLGVFFLVGGYASVLSFRRARERGTSTAGWLRGRLARLGRPVLGVTAVWAALAPLLYALGVPLPTLRTASTLVIQPLWFVGIYTVITALTPWCIKAAHRLGAWSVVPLIGSVAVVDFLRYGPFSSAMPSWLSLLNLLPGWMFAYQLGVCWGEKRLGKRGAWALLVGGTTLFAALLLLFHYPASMVGVPGEARTNSHPPSLLVLALAAAQSGAAILVRDRLAKLLRRPALWAPVVVINLSAMTILCWHQTALLAAAIPGSFAGAIPGLTTAPDTLAWIAVRLAWLPLFATLLILIGRYARGFEAPWKQVSRGRRALAGLLAAGFAVFALGLA, encoded by the coding sequence ATGACCGCCACTTCTCTCCGCACTTCCGTGTCCTCGGCCATCGCCTCGGTCGAAGCGAAGACCCCGGCCCACCGGGATCGGGCAGTGGACGGGCTGCGGGCGTTGGCCCTGCTCGCCGTGCCCGCGGGTCACTGGCTGCTCGCGGGCTTCACGCTGGACCCGCGGGGCGCCCTGCACAATGCGAGCCCGCTGAGCAGCTTCGGCTTCTTCGCGCCCCTCAGTTGGGTGTTGCAGATGCTCGGGGTCTTCTTCCTCGTCGGCGGATACGCGTCGGTCCTGTCGTTCCGGCGGGCCCGGGAGCGTGGCACGTCGACGGCCGGTTGGCTGCGGGGCAGGCTCGCCCGTCTGGGCCGTCCCGTGCTGGGCGTGACCGCGGTGTGGGCCGCGCTGGCGCCCTTGCTGTACGCCCTTGGGGTACCCCTGCCGACGTTGCGCACAGCTTCCACCCTGGTGATACAGCCCCTGTGGTTCGTCGGCATCTACACCGTGATCACCGCGCTCACACCGTGGTGCATCAAGGCGGCGCACAGGCTCGGTGCCTGGTCCGTGGTCCCACTGATCGGATCGGTCGCCGTCGTCGACTTCCTCCGGTACGGCCCCTTCTCCTCGGCCATGCCGTCGTGGCTGAGCCTGCTCAATCTCCTTCCGGGCTGGATGTTCGCCTATCAACTCGGCGTCTGCTGGGGCGAGAAGAGACTCGGAAAGCGGGGGGCCTGGGCGCTGCTCGTCGGTGGAACGACTCTGTTCGCGGCCTTGCTGCTGCTCTTCCACTACCCGGCGTCGATGGTCGGGGTACCGGGCGAGGCGCGGACGAACTCGCACCCGCCGTCGCTGCTGGTCCTCGCCCTTGCGGCCGCACAGAGCGGCGCCGCGATACTGGTGCGGGACCGCCTGGCCAAGCTGCTGCGCCGCCCGGCCCTGTGGGCACCGGTCGTGGTCATCAACCTGTCGGCGATGACCATCCTGTGCTGGCACCAGACGGCGCTGCTCGCGGCGGCGATACCCGGCTCGTTCGCCGGCGCGATACCGGGCCTCACGACGGCACCGGACACGCTCGCCTGGATAGCGGTCCGCCTCGCGTGGCTACCGCTGTTCGCGACTCTGCTCATCCTGATAGGCCGCTATGCGCGGGGCTTCGAGGCACCGTGGAAGCAGGTGAGTCGGGGGCGGCGGGCGCTGGCGGGGCTGCTCGCCGCCGGGTTCGCGGTGTTCGCGCTGGGGCTGGCGTGA
- a CDS encoding PucR family transcriptional regulator has protein sequence MPQSESEQPSANEPADRRGGPAEPHPHSATLKRLEKSSGALAAQAITRMDETLSWYRAMPPENRSWIGLVAQAGIAAFTEWFRHPDAPQAISTDVFGTAPRELTRAITLRQTVEMVRTTIEVMESAIDEVAAPGDESVLREALLVYAREIAFATAQVYAQAAEARGAWDARLESLVVNAVLSGEADEGAVSRAAALGWNSPEHVCVVLGTAPDGDSELTVEAIRRASRHAKLQVLTGVLGNRLVVIAGGSDNPLAVAKSLIGPFAAGAVVAGPVVPDLLAATRSAQAAAAGLKACSAWQDAPRPVLADDVLPERAIAGDPAAREQLVEEIYRPLEEAGSALLETLSVYLEQASSLEGAARMLFVHPNTVRYRLRRVTDVTGWSPSDVRSAFTLRIALILGRLAEADPQS, from the coding sequence GTGCCCCAATCGGAATCAGAGCAGCCCTCAGCGAACGAACCAGCGGACCGTCGAGGCGGCCCCGCGGAGCCTCACCCGCACTCGGCGACCCTGAAGCGCCTGGAGAAATCGTCCGGGGCACTCGCCGCGCAGGCGATTACGCGCATGGACGAGACGTTGTCCTGGTACCGGGCGATGCCTCCGGAGAACCGGTCGTGGATCGGTCTGGTGGCGCAGGCGGGCATCGCCGCGTTCACCGAGTGGTTCCGGCACCCGGACGCCCCGCAGGCCATCTCGACGGATGTGTTCGGCACCGCGCCCCGGGAGCTGACCCGGGCGATCACGCTGCGCCAGACCGTGGAGATGGTGCGGACGACCATCGAGGTCATGGAGTCCGCCATCGACGAGGTGGCGGCGCCCGGCGACGAGAGCGTGCTGCGGGAGGCGCTGCTCGTGTACGCACGGGAGATCGCCTTCGCGACCGCCCAGGTGTACGCGCAGGCCGCCGAGGCGCGGGGCGCCTGGGACGCGCGACTCGAGTCGCTCGTGGTGAACGCCGTCCTGTCCGGGGAGGCCGACGAGGGTGCGGTCAGCCGGGCCGCGGCACTCGGCTGGAACTCCCCCGAGCACGTGTGCGTGGTGCTCGGCACGGCGCCCGACGGGGACAGCGAGCTGACGGTGGAGGCGATCCGGCGGGCCTCCCGCCACGCCAAGCTGCAGGTCCTGACCGGGGTGCTCGGAAACCGGCTCGTCGTGATCGCGGGCGGCAGCGACAATCCGTTGGCCGTGGCGAAGTCGCTGATCGGCCCGTTCGCGGCGGGCGCCGTGGTCGCCGGGCCCGTGGTGCCCGACCTGTTGGCCGCCACGCGGTCCGCCCAGGCCGCGGCCGCCGGGCTCAAGGCGTGCAGCGCCTGGCAGGACGCTCCGCGTCCCGTTCTGGCGGACGATGTACTTCCGGAGCGCGCGATCGCAGGAGACCCCGCCGCGCGAGAGCAGTTGGTGGAGGAGATCTACAGACCGCTCGAGGAAGCGGGCTCGGCGCTCCTCGAGACGCTCAGCGTCTACCTGGAACAGGCAAGCAGTCTGGAGGGCGCGGCCCGGATGCTCTTCGTGCATCCGAATACCGTCCGCTACCGGCTTCGACGTGTGACCGACGTCACCGGATGGTCGCCTTCGGATGTCCGCTCGGCCTTCACCTTGCGCATCGCTCTCATCCTGGGGCGTCTGGCCGAGGCCGATCCCCAGTCGTAG
- a CDS encoding MerR family transcriptional regulator, giving the protein MTVMETTSRSRAATRKTDNCASAPHSHPRPEGQDHYTISEVVALTGLTAHTLRWYERIGLMPDVDRSHTGQRRYSNRDLDWLSLVGKLRLTGMPVADMVRYAELVRRGEETFDERRELLEATRRDVLNRVAELQDTLSVLDYKIDFYAGARPAPEGA; this is encoded by the coding sequence ATGACGGTGATGGAGACCACGTCCCGCTCCCGCGCGGCGACCCGGAAGACCGACAACTGTGCCTCGGCACCCCACTCACATCCCCGCCCCGAGGGCCAGGACCACTACACGATCAGCGAGGTCGTCGCCCTCACCGGACTGACCGCCCACACCTTGCGCTGGTACGAGCGGATCGGCCTGATGCCCGACGTCGACCGCTCGCACACCGGGCAGCGCCGCTACAGCAACCGTGACCTGGACTGGCTGTCGCTCGTCGGCAAGCTCCGGCTCACCGGGATGCCGGTGGCCGACATGGTGCGCTACGCCGAGCTGGTGCGCCGGGGCGAGGAGACCTTCGACGAACGCAGGGAGCTCCTGGAAGCGACCCGCCGCGACGTCCTGAACCGGGTGGCGGAGCTGCAGGACACCTTGTCCGTACTGGACTACAAGATCGACTTCTATGCGGGTGCCCGACCGGCGCCGGAGGGGGCTTGA